One window from the genome of Pieris napi chromosome 12, ilPieNapi1.2, whole genome shotgun sequence encodes:
- the LOC125054709 gene encoding protein HIRA homolog isoform X1, protein MKLLKPIWVNHDDKPIFSVDIHPAGKRFATGGQGLDSGRVVVWNLNSVLFEEVEVDPNVPKMLCQMDNHLACVNCVRWSNGGRYLASGGDDRLIMVWGLSVAVGAGKHKAETWRCLATLRGHAGDVLDLAWSPLDKWLASCSVDNTIIIWNAEKFPEMVCVLTGHTGLVKGVAWDPVGKYLASQSDDKSLRVWKTVDWSQETLITEPFDECGGTTHVLRLSWSPDGQYVLSAHAMNGGGPTAQVVEREGWRCDKDFVGHRKAVTCARFNSNIFVKEGKKCCCAAVGSRDRALSIWLTSLKRPLVVVHDLFTDSVLDLSWSSDGLNLLACSSDGTVACIQFTNKEIGTPLTLEEKNSLYEKIYGKCPANESGGDLSSNLLVECPEILLAREKQEAKKETPKEETTPKNDKSQVQQKPIYTPSPMSTQSSPAPLRPMDRQIETRTSDGKRRITPVFIPLTHADANESLGSIPGGNENCFSTSSQSKSRIIVERRDDIIIHPNVSNHALSRSNDNGLDQRLRKRTTSTLPGPKAEDLQAKRSCTSPTEQVSSRGVYLGPSLPVPALGTAGPIVRAAGLLRLQVVNKAYNTPYGKLSRLELIPNNTASNDPVWDACLGSPVSCISCDARWLCVSCTDGSLHVWRNAKPKPYRALPPLALPSPAHKLSLNGDTLSVVTSSAELTMWDLNNATCSLRSLSFRNLLSNNATVTNCTLVDGNPMISLNTGKSYIYCKKLWAWVLWTDGGDPVRRAGGGAGSSRRPRVSSQLQHSATQGKYNACAARSWLESQVSVCLHLRLARDYRHWINALFTHLIAHGTEDQLRTILDDLLGPSHCISQPSKWESNILGIKKHELLEELLALLVRQLRWQRLYTEYADQLNELKHKTPLLNGHT, encoded by the exons atGAAGCTTTTGAAACCTATTTGGGTCAATCATGATG ACAAACCAATATTTTCTGTGGATATTCATCCAGCGGGGAAGCGATTTGCCACAGGGGGTCAGGGTCTTGATTCAGGCCGGGTTGTCGTGTGGAACTTGAATTCAGTGTTGTTTGAAGAAGTAGAAGTGGATCCTAATGTTCCTAAAATGCTTTGTCAAATGGATAATCATTTAG CTTGTGTTAACTGTGTACGATGGAGTAATGGCGGTAGATACTTAGCATCAGGTGGAGATGATAGACTTATCATGGTATGGGGACTCAGTGTTGCTGTAGGAGCTGGAAAGCATAAAGCAGAGACTTGGAGATGTTTAGCAACATTGAGAGGGCATGCAG gtGATGTATTAGATCTGGCATGGTCACCATTAGACAAATGGCTTGCTAGTTGCAGTGTTGATAACACTATAATCATATGGAATGCTGAAAAATTTCCAGAAATGGTCTGTGTTCTAACTGGTCACACTGGACTTGTGAAAGGAGTTGCCTGGGACCCG GTGGGAAAATATTTGGCATCACAGTCAGATGACAAATCTCTGCGTGTTTGGAAAACAGTTGATTGGTCTCAAGAAACTTTAATTACAGAACCATTTGATGAGTGTGGAG GTACAACTCATGTGCTTCGGCTATCATGGTCACCAGATGGTCAGTATGTGTTATCAGCACACGCTATGAATGGAGGTGGACCGACTGCTCAAGTGGTTGAGAGAGAGGGCTGGCGATGTGATAAGGACTTTGTTGGACACCGGAAAGCTGTTACATGTGCT CGTTTTAACAGCAATATATTCGTGAAAGAGGGCAAGAAGTGCTGTTGTGCGGCGGTGGGGTCACGTGATAGGGCTTTGTCAATTTGGCTCACGTCTCTAAAGCGGCCATTGGTCGTTGTTCACGATCTATTCACGGACAGTGTGCTCGATCTTTCCTGGAGTTCTGATG gtttaaaTTTGCTGGCCTGCAGTTCCGATGGTACTGTCGCGTGCATACAGTTTACAAATAAGGAAATTGGTAccccactaacacttgaagaAAAG AATTCCCTATATGAGAAAATCTACGGAAAATGCCCAGCGAATGAGTCTGGAGGTGACCTGTCTTCCAATCTTTTGGTTGAGTGTCCAGAAATTCTACTCGCTCGGGAGAAGCAAGAGGCCAAAAAGGAAACGCCTAAAGAGGAAACTACTCCTAAGAATGATAAATCACAGGTACAG CAAAAACCAATATACACGCCTTCTCCGATGTCCACCCAATCGAGTCCGGCGCCTCTACGTCCAATGGACCGGCAGATAGAGACGCGCACATCGGATGGCAAAAGACGCATCACACCTGTCTTCATCCCCCTCACACACGCGGACGCCAA TGAGTCACTTGGTTCAATACCTGGTGGAAATGAAAACTGCTTCAGTACATCGTCGCAAAGCAAGTCACGCATCATAGTAGAGAGAAGAGATGACATCATCATACATCCAAATGTCAGTAACCACGCACTCAGCAGAAGTAATGATAA CGGATTAGACCAACGTCTCCGAAAGCGTACAACATCGACCCTCCCAGGACCCAAAGCTGAAGATCTCCAAGCCAAGAGATCGTGCACATCTCCAACGGAGCAGGTTTCGTCCCGCGGGGTATACTTGGGACCGTCCCTGCCCGTCCCAGCTTTGGGGACGGCTGGGCCAATTGTGAGAGCCGCTGGGTTGTTGAGATTACaa GTGGTGAATAAAGCATACAACACTCCGTATGGCAAATTGTCTCGGCTTGAGTTGATACCAAACAATACTGCATCAAATGATCCGGTTTGGGATGCTTGTTTAG gtTCACCCGTATCGTGTATATCGTGCGACGCCCGTTGGCTGTGCGTATCTTGTACGGATGGATCGTTACACGTGTGGCGAAACGCCAAACCGAAGCCCTACAGGGCTTTGCCCCCACTCG CTTTACCATCACCGGCGCACAAATTGTCCCTAAACGGGGATACCCTATCAGTGGTGACGTCATCAGCGGAATTGACCATGTGGGACCTTAATAATGCAACCTGTTCTCTTCGGTCGCTGTCTTTCAGGAATTTACTTTCAAATAACG CTACCGTCACAAATTGTACGTTGGTGGACGGAAATCCCATGATATCATTGAATACTGgcaaaagttatatttactgCAAGAAATTGTGGGCGTG GGTGTTATGGACAGATGGGGGTGATCCGGTGAGACGTGCGGGAGGTGGAGCCGGAAGTAGCAGAAGACCACGAGTTTCCTCTCAATTGCAACATTCTGCAACACAAGG CAAATACAACGCGTGCGCTGCTCGTAGCTGGTTAGAGTCACAGGTGTCTGTGTGTTTGCATCTTCGTTTGGCGAGGGACTATCGCCATTGGATCAACGCACTGTTTACGCATCTCATAGCTCATG GCACTGAAGATCAACTTAGAACCATTTTAGATGATCTTTTGGGACCTAGTCATTGTATTTCGCAGCCTTCCAAGTGGGAATCTAATATATTG GGAATCAAAAAGCATGAGTTATTAGAAGAATTATTAGCACTTCTCGTGAGGCAACTGCGCTGGCAGAGGCTGTACACGGAATACGCGGATCAGTTGAACGAACTCAAACACAAAACACCTTTACTCAATGGACACACGTAA
- the LOC125054709 gene encoding protein HIRA homolog isoform X2: MKLLKPIWVNHDDKPIFSVDIHPAGKRFATGGQGLDSGRVVVWNLNSVLFEEVEVDPNVPKMLCQMDNHLACVNCVRWSNGGRYLASGGDDRLIMVWGLSVAVGAGKHKAETWRCLATLRGHAGDVLDLAWSPLDKWLASCSVDNTIIIWNAEKFPEMVCVLTGHTGLVKGVAWDPVGKYLASQSDDKSLRVWKTVDWSQETLITEPFDECGGTTHVLRLSWSPDGQYVLSAHAMNGGGPTAQVVEREGWRCDKDFVGHRKAVTCARFNSNIFVKEGKKCCCAAVGSRDRALSIWLTSLKRPLVVVHDLFTDSVLDLSWSSDGLNLLACSSDGTVACIQFTNKEIGTPLTLEEKNSLYEKIYGKCPANESGGDLSSNLLVECPEILLAREKQEAKKETPKEETTPKNDKSQQKPIYTPSPMSTQSSPAPLRPMDRQIETRTSDGKRRITPVFIPLTHADANESLGSIPGGNENCFSTSSQSKSRIIVERRDDIIIHPNVSNHALSRSNDNGLDQRLRKRTTSTLPGPKAEDLQAKRSCTSPTEQVSSRGVYLGPSLPVPALGTAGPIVRAAGLLRLQVVNKAYNTPYGKLSRLELIPNNTASNDPVWDACLGSPVSCISCDARWLCVSCTDGSLHVWRNAKPKPYRALPPLALPSPAHKLSLNGDTLSVVTSSAELTMWDLNNATCSLRSLSFRNLLSNNATVTNCTLVDGNPMISLNTGKSYIYCKKLWAWVLWTDGGDPVRRAGGGAGSSRRPRVSSQLQHSATQGKYNACAARSWLESQVSVCLHLRLARDYRHWINALFTHLIAHGTEDQLRTILDDLLGPSHCISQPSKWESNILGIKKHELLEELLALLVRQLRWQRLYTEYADQLNELKHKTPLLNGHT; encoded by the exons atGAAGCTTTTGAAACCTATTTGGGTCAATCATGATG ACAAACCAATATTTTCTGTGGATATTCATCCAGCGGGGAAGCGATTTGCCACAGGGGGTCAGGGTCTTGATTCAGGCCGGGTTGTCGTGTGGAACTTGAATTCAGTGTTGTTTGAAGAAGTAGAAGTGGATCCTAATGTTCCTAAAATGCTTTGTCAAATGGATAATCATTTAG CTTGTGTTAACTGTGTACGATGGAGTAATGGCGGTAGATACTTAGCATCAGGTGGAGATGATAGACTTATCATGGTATGGGGACTCAGTGTTGCTGTAGGAGCTGGAAAGCATAAAGCAGAGACTTGGAGATGTTTAGCAACATTGAGAGGGCATGCAG gtGATGTATTAGATCTGGCATGGTCACCATTAGACAAATGGCTTGCTAGTTGCAGTGTTGATAACACTATAATCATATGGAATGCTGAAAAATTTCCAGAAATGGTCTGTGTTCTAACTGGTCACACTGGACTTGTGAAAGGAGTTGCCTGGGACCCG GTGGGAAAATATTTGGCATCACAGTCAGATGACAAATCTCTGCGTGTTTGGAAAACAGTTGATTGGTCTCAAGAAACTTTAATTACAGAACCATTTGATGAGTGTGGAG GTACAACTCATGTGCTTCGGCTATCATGGTCACCAGATGGTCAGTATGTGTTATCAGCACACGCTATGAATGGAGGTGGACCGACTGCTCAAGTGGTTGAGAGAGAGGGCTGGCGATGTGATAAGGACTTTGTTGGACACCGGAAAGCTGTTACATGTGCT CGTTTTAACAGCAATATATTCGTGAAAGAGGGCAAGAAGTGCTGTTGTGCGGCGGTGGGGTCACGTGATAGGGCTTTGTCAATTTGGCTCACGTCTCTAAAGCGGCCATTGGTCGTTGTTCACGATCTATTCACGGACAGTGTGCTCGATCTTTCCTGGAGTTCTGATG gtttaaaTTTGCTGGCCTGCAGTTCCGATGGTACTGTCGCGTGCATACAGTTTACAAATAAGGAAATTGGTAccccactaacacttgaagaAAAG AATTCCCTATATGAGAAAATCTACGGAAAATGCCCAGCGAATGAGTCTGGAGGTGACCTGTCTTCCAATCTTTTGGTTGAGTGTCCAGAAATTCTACTCGCTCGGGAGAAGCAAGAGGCCAAAAAGGAAACGCCTAAAGAGGAAACTACTCCTAAGAATGATAAATCACAG CAAAAACCAATATACACGCCTTCTCCGATGTCCACCCAATCGAGTCCGGCGCCTCTACGTCCAATGGACCGGCAGATAGAGACGCGCACATCGGATGGCAAAAGACGCATCACACCTGTCTTCATCCCCCTCACACACGCGGACGCCAA TGAGTCACTTGGTTCAATACCTGGTGGAAATGAAAACTGCTTCAGTACATCGTCGCAAAGCAAGTCACGCATCATAGTAGAGAGAAGAGATGACATCATCATACATCCAAATGTCAGTAACCACGCACTCAGCAGAAGTAATGATAA CGGATTAGACCAACGTCTCCGAAAGCGTACAACATCGACCCTCCCAGGACCCAAAGCTGAAGATCTCCAAGCCAAGAGATCGTGCACATCTCCAACGGAGCAGGTTTCGTCCCGCGGGGTATACTTGGGACCGTCCCTGCCCGTCCCAGCTTTGGGGACGGCTGGGCCAATTGTGAGAGCCGCTGGGTTGTTGAGATTACaa GTGGTGAATAAAGCATACAACACTCCGTATGGCAAATTGTCTCGGCTTGAGTTGATACCAAACAATACTGCATCAAATGATCCGGTTTGGGATGCTTGTTTAG gtTCACCCGTATCGTGTATATCGTGCGACGCCCGTTGGCTGTGCGTATCTTGTACGGATGGATCGTTACACGTGTGGCGAAACGCCAAACCGAAGCCCTACAGGGCTTTGCCCCCACTCG CTTTACCATCACCGGCGCACAAATTGTCCCTAAACGGGGATACCCTATCAGTGGTGACGTCATCAGCGGAATTGACCATGTGGGACCTTAATAATGCAACCTGTTCTCTTCGGTCGCTGTCTTTCAGGAATTTACTTTCAAATAACG CTACCGTCACAAATTGTACGTTGGTGGACGGAAATCCCATGATATCATTGAATACTGgcaaaagttatatttactgCAAGAAATTGTGGGCGTG GGTGTTATGGACAGATGGGGGTGATCCGGTGAGACGTGCGGGAGGTGGAGCCGGAAGTAGCAGAAGACCACGAGTTTCCTCTCAATTGCAACATTCTGCAACACAAGG CAAATACAACGCGTGCGCTGCTCGTAGCTGGTTAGAGTCACAGGTGTCTGTGTGTTTGCATCTTCGTTTGGCGAGGGACTATCGCCATTGGATCAACGCACTGTTTACGCATCTCATAGCTCATG GCACTGAAGATCAACTTAGAACCATTTTAGATGATCTTTTGGGACCTAGTCATTGTATTTCGCAGCCTTCCAAGTGGGAATCTAATATATTG GGAATCAAAAAGCATGAGTTATTAGAAGAATTATTAGCACTTCTCGTGAGGCAACTGCGCTGGCAGAGGCTGTACACGGAATACGCGGATCAGTTGAACGAACTCAAACACAAAACACCTTTACTCAATGGACACACGTAA